Proteins encoded by one window of Candidatus Obscuribacter sp.:
- a CDS encoding RHS repeat-associated core domain-containing protein: MGRSEGSAGGTFGGMGGSFDQSMLLVELLREAGFTAQYVMGQIDLSETECDDWFNTAHVFAAYYYLQYANIPGSFPYWSGTEWRMAMAHVWVEVVVGGTTYSLDPSRKTYTRKAAVSGLDTILGYSQSTFLSNAASGATIDPSGDFIQNMNTTNIHSDLATMTSNLISYIDGNSIGSASAGTATVDDVLGGQEIVPLTLPFTWSTSLPYEAPGDVPTIWTGDVPLAYKTTLQVQYPDSLGGWAIDETFTSDQLAGARLTLTFDGSLYPLLKLNGVLIATGTEAQLPGSWNSLLLTVNHNAYAFTVYPQQWWQSFLYAGEYYLIGNAWSNIRRGDVDFHQKALAKAHANPTPDNEEIFGEVMASCWFDLISQASRVADLAGRLNKTNMNFFHQVGMVAYINSGAKPKVNFDVGGVSGYSSTLDYDFTQLAITNTVVAMRGVALEAASSAHFNGVMPAVSATTVIDKANRTANVSLGGTVTAGDILTVTVNDAALSGGTKANNYTVQIGDTLTSIATAIAGMLNADTALADIGVTATSAVAVVMVSSTSVNQTSYAVSKSGGATETISVAFEKIFLATPSNWSTGTNISSILLANGYSSGDVAGIGGYIGTGVDSVMIGDTPGLTIGGWTGNGNWVFPNYANNGGALGLINSYSKGGEGQEGDEKKKKDEDKKDKEPKGGDPITLFTGDMDYTRQDMVIGSAPAPYSLNFERNYNSGRQYQDGVLGWGWKHNHQITASINNDGLYSMGQDTAKQGAVTIAELFVAMDLASDSSQPINKMLVLSLSGKWWLDRLVNNTVAVSFADNTQIFTLQPDGSYTAPGEFPSELTLTFGLYKLTMPNACEYNFNSDGQIANWVSPDGVTITYTYSGGDLSTISNGMGRTLTLGYTSGIVTSVTDGTGRSIGYAFDVDGNLEAFTDAVLEDIVYEYVEAGLMSKFYMPANPAIPYVFNVYDSLNRVQSQEDALGNLTTLYIAGARAEVEDPVGNKKVYYFNRTGYPIRAIDALGNETKTVYDGLDRKIEETMPEGNQLLLSYDANNMLLTKTQVAKPGSGLSNIVETFTYDPLWSKVSTAEDGNGNTTTYTYDGTTGGLLTIQRPMIGMSTPTVTMTYNARGQMLTRTDETGIVTQYTYDSVTEKMTTQIVDYGVGGGFLNLTTSMTYDAIGNCDSITDPNSNTTTFVFDDERRLIQRTEPSPLSYVTNITYDANGNQLTIERQTGGSPSWQIYSWTYSASDKMLTETDPASNTTTWTYDSGDQIQTKTDAESRQWQFGYDALNRVNQVTDPSSTVCDIKMFTDNGKLESIEDARGNVTQYTWDGFDRAEQTIFADTTFELNSLYDANGNVLTKLTSSGDSVVMTYDALNRLETKSPTSQPVITNTYDLAGRLIQASKPTVTGDPSSGAIDFAYDTAGRFISETYPAGKVVSHDLHSNGNRIKTIWPDGYFVSRVFDEMNRLTDIKLNGSGTSAAVFSYNDLSQRTQISYSNGTTIDYTPQLNTDVTSITHNFVGSSVVFTHGFNNVHEPNSVAISDGVYMYHPAAASTTYGTADDVNAYPSVGGVSYSYDGNRNLVGDGVWSFVYSTENQLLTASKTGVSASFVYDPLMRQTQKTVGSTKHRYVYDGWRRIADYDGVSGSLQARFVYGPVLDEPLIEVSSGGTLTFLHADQMGSIVATSNASGVVTNQNQHGPFGDVGSISGTTFGYTGQRYDSETGLYYYKKRYYAPNLGRFLQPDPIGYTGEDFNLYTYVSNSPFRFTDPLGLEKKTPPNTPPNTPPNTPPNTPPNTPPNTPPNTPPNTPPNTPPNTPPNTPPPPPPTTRKSIWQRIKDVWNEPVGPETPDQMMDRINNDTNRAAQSGI; this comes from the coding sequence ATGGGGCGTTCAGAAGGGTCCGCTGGGGGCACTTTTGGCGGTATGGGCGGTTCCTTCGACCAGAGCATGCTGCTGGTTGAGCTTCTTCGAGAGGCTGGATTTACAGCTCAGTACGTGATGGGTCAAATTGACCTGTCTGAGACTGAGTGCGACGATTGGTTTAACACTGCGCATGTATTTGCCGCATATTACTATTTGCAGTACGCCAATATTCCTGGCAGTTTTCCGTACTGGAGTGGCACGGAGTGGCGCATGGCGATGGCGCACGTGTGGGTTGAAGTAGTTGTAGGTGGTACGACCTATTCGCTCGATCCGAGCCGGAAGACTTATACGCGAAAAGCTGCCGTAAGCGGACTGGATACGATTTTGGGTTATTCGCAGTCGACCTTCCTGTCGAATGCTGCGAGTGGCGCCACCATTGATCCCAGTGGTGATTTTATTCAGAACATGAATACGACCAACATTCATTCAGATTTGGCGACAATGACGTCGAATCTGATCAGTTATATCGACGGCAATTCGATTGGCTCTGCTTCGGCTGGTACAGCGACAGTAGACGATGTGTTGGGTGGACAGGAAATCGTGCCACTGACGTTGCCGTTTACCTGGAGCACATCGCTGCCCTATGAGGCGCCGGGAGATGTTCCGACGATTTGGACGGGAGATGTGCCACTGGCGTACAAAACCACGCTGCAGGTGCAATATCCTGATTCGCTTGGTGGGTGGGCTATTGACGAGACGTTCACTTCGGACCAACTTGCTGGTGCGAGGTTGACACTGACGTTTGACGGAAGCCTATATCCGCTGCTGAAACTCAATGGAGTGTTGATTGCAACCGGTACGGAAGCGCAACTTCCAGGAAGCTGGAATTCGCTGCTTTTGACGGTCAATCACAATGCGTATGCGTTCACCGTGTATCCGCAGCAGTGGTGGCAGTCTTTCCTGTATGCGGGTGAGTATTATCTGATCGGTAATGCTTGGAGCAATATCAGACGAGGTGATGTTGACTTCCACCAGAAAGCGCTTGCGAAGGCGCATGCAAATCCGACGCCGGACAATGAGGAAATTTTCGGCGAAGTGATGGCTTCGTGTTGGTTTGATTTGATTAGCCAAGCGAGCCGGGTTGCGGATTTGGCTGGACGTCTGAACAAGACAAACATGAATTTCTTCCATCAGGTCGGGATGGTTGCATATATCAATTCTGGAGCCAAGCCAAAGGTCAATTTCGACGTTGGTGGTGTTTCCGGCTACAGTTCGACCCTGGATTACGATTTCACGCAGCTGGCGATTACTAACACGGTGGTCGCGATGCGTGGTGTGGCGTTGGAAGCAGCTTCTTCAGCGCACTTCAACGGCGTTATGCCAGCGGTTTCAGCTACCACTGTGATCGACAAGGCGAACCGCACAGCGAATGTCAGTCTCGGAGGCACCGTTACAGCTGGTGATATTTTGACTGTCACGGTCAATGATGCGGCGTTGTCTGGTGGAACGAAGGCGAACAACTATACTGTGCAGATCGGGGACACGTTAACGTCAATTGCAACGGCGATTGCCGGAATGTTAAATGCAGACACGGCCTTGGCAGATATTGGCGTGACGGCGACATCGGCGGTAGCGGTGGTAATGGTTTCATCGACGTCGGTCAATCAGACGTCGTATGCAGTATCGAAGAGTGGCGGTGCAACAGAGACGATTTCGGTTGCCTTTGAGAAGATCTTTTTGGCGACACCTTCTAATTGGTCGACAGGAACCAATATTTCGTCGATTCTGCTAGCAAATGGCTATTCGTCTGGAGACGTGGCTGGAATCGGTGGATATATCGGAACCGGAGTAGATTCGGTGATGATCGGAGATACGCCTGGTTTGACTATTGGGGGATGGACCGGAAATGGTAACTGGGTGTTTCCGAACTATGCAAACAATGGCGGAGCGCTTGGGCTGATCAATAGCTACTCAAAAGGCGGCGAAGGTCAGGAAGGCGATGAGAAGAAGAAGAAGGACGAGGATAAGAAGGACAAGGAGCCAAAAGGTGGTGATCCGATTACTTTGTTCACCGGAGATATGGATTACACGCGGCAGGACATGGTGATAGGTAGCGCGCCAGCGCCCTATTCTCTGAACTTCGAGCGTAACTACAATTCGGGCAGGCAATACCAGGATGGAGTGCTGGGATGGGGTTGGAAGCACAACCACCAGATTACCGCATCTATCAATAATGACGGCTTGTATTCAATGGGACAGGACACTGCAAAGCAGGGGGCGGTGACAATCGCTGAGCTGTTTGTAGCGATGGATTTGGCCTCTGATTCGTCCCAGCCGATCAACAAAATGTTGGTGTTGAGCCTGTCCGGTAAATGGTGGTTGGACCGGTTGGTGAATAACACAGTTGCTGTGTCATTTGCCGATAACACGCAAATTTTCACATTGCAGCCAGATGGCAGCTATACTGCGCCAGGCGAATTTCCGTCAGAGCTGACACTTACGTTTGGACTCTACAAGCTGACGATGCCAAACGCCTGCGAGTACAACTTCAATAGTGATGGTCAGATTGCAAACTGGGTGAGCCCAGACGGAGTGACGATCACTTACACGTATTCTGGCGGAGATTTGTCGACCATTTCGAATGGGATGGGACGCACGCTCACGCTGGGATACACGAGTGGAATAGTGACCTCTGTAACAGATGGAACGGGACGTTCAATCGGTTACGCATTTGATGTAGACGGTAATCTAGAGGCGTTTACGGATGCAGTGCTTGAGGACATCGTGTATGAGTACGTTGAAGCTGGTCTAATGAGCAAGTTCTACATGCCGGCCAATCCTGCCATTCCTTATGTTTTCAACGTGTACGACAGCCTAAACCGGGTGCAATCACAGGAAGATGCTCTAGGTAATCTGACAACACTCTATATCGCAGGGGCGAGAGCGGAAGTAGAAGATCCGGTAGGCAACAAGAAAGTATATTATTTCAACCGGACTGGATATCCAATTCGTGCAATTGACGCGTTGGGGAATGAGACGAAGACGGTTTACGATGGACTCGACCGCAAAATTGAAGAGACAATGCCGGAGGGCAATCAGCTGCTTTTGTCATACGATGCAAACAACATGTTGTTGACGAAGACCCAGGTAGCTAAACCCGGTTCTGGTCTTAGTAACATCGTCGAAACGTTTACGTACGATCCACTTTGGTCGAAAGTGTCTACGGCAGAGGATGGGAATGGGAACACGACCACTTATACTTACGATGGTACGACTGGGGGTTTGCTAACAATTCAACGTCCGATGATTGGTATGTCGACGCCGACGGTGACGATGACATACAACGCGCGTGGGCAGATGCTGACGCGGACTGATGAAACCGGCATTGTGACCCAGTATACTTACGACAGTGTCACAGAAAAGATGACGACACAGATTGTCGACTATGGAGTTGGTGGAGGATTTTTGAATCTGACCACTTCGATGACATATGACGCTATCGGAAACTGCGACAGTATCACTGATCCGAATTCGAATACCACGACCTTTGTGTTTGACGATGAAAGACGGTTGATTCAGAGGACAGAGCCGAGCCCGTTGAGTTATGTCACAAATATTACGTACGATGCGAACGGAAATCAGCTAACAATTGAACGTCAAACGGGTGGCTCTCCCTCGTGGCAGATCTACAGCTGGACGTATTCTGCAAGTGACAAGATGTTGACGGAAACGGATCCTGCATCGAATACAACAACTTGGACATATGATAGCGGGGACCAGATTCAGACCAAGACTGATGCCGAAAGCAGGCAGTGGCAGTTTGGCTATGATGCACTCAATCGAGTGAATCAGGTCACGGATCCATCAAGCACCGTATGTGACATCAAAATGTTCACCGATAACGGGAAGCTGGAATCGATTGAAGATGCAAGAGGGAATGTTACGCAATATACGTGGGATGGCTTTGATCGAGCAGAGCAGACTATCTTCGCGGATACTACGTTTGAGCTAAATAGCTTGTACGATGCCAATGGCAATGTATTGACGAAACTGACTAGCTCGGGTGACAGCGTTGTAATGACCTACGATGCGCTTAATCGGCTGGAGACGAAGAGTCCGACGAGCCAGCCGGTGATTACAAATACGTATGACTTAGCCGGAAGGTTGATACAGGCGAGTAAGCCAACAGTGACGGGCGATCCTTCTTCGGGAGCAATCGACTTTGCTTACGATACGGCAGGTCGATTCATTTCGGAGACTTATCCCGCCGGCAAAGTCGTGTCGCATGACCTTCATTCAAATGGTAATCGAATCAAAACGATATGGCCAGACGGATACTTCGTCTCACGAGTATTTGATGAGATGAATCGTTTGACAGACATCAAGCTGAATGGAAGCGGCACATCGGCAGCTGTGTTTAGTTACAATGATTTGTCACAGAGGACGCAAATATCTTACAGCAACGGCACGACGATTGATTACACGCCGCAATTGAACACAGACGTGACGAGCATTACGCACAACTTCGTTGGAAGCAGTGTTGTCTTTACACATGGATTCAACAATGTGCATGAGCCTAACAGCGTAGCTATTTCGGACGGAGTCTATATGTACCATCCGGCAGCTGCCTCGACGACCTATGGTACCGCAGATGATGTCAATGCTTATCCGAGTGTCGGTGGAGTGAGCTATTCGTATGACGGGAACAGGAACCTCGTCGGGGATGGTGTTTGGTCATTTGTCTACAGCACGGAAAATCAGTTGTTGACGGCATCCAAAACGGGCGTCAGTGCAAGCTTCGTGTATGATCCGTTGATGAGGCAAACGCAGAAGACAGTGGGGTCTACCAAGCATCGATATGTGTATGATGGTTGGCGGAGGATTGCTGATTATGACGGAGTTAGCGGAAGTCTTCAGGCAAGGTTCGTGTATGGACCGGTACTTGACGAGCCGTTGATTGAAGTGAGCAGTGGTGGCACTCTGACGTTCCTACATGCAGACCAGATGGGCAGCATTGTGGCAACAAGCAATGCTTCCGGAGTAGTCACCAACCAAAATCAGCACGGACCTTTTGGAGACGTCGGATCGATTTCTGGAACGACCTTCGGTTATACAGGTCAGAGATATGACTCAGAGACTGGTCTGTATTACTACAAGAAACGGTATTACGCTCCCAATCTGGGCAGATTCTTGCAGCCGGACCCAATTGGATATACAGGTGAGGACTTCAACCTTTACACTTATGTGTCGAACAGTCCGTTTAGGTTTACTGACCCGTTAGGACTGGAGAAGAAAACGCCACCGAACACACCGCCAAACACGCCACCGAACACACCGCCAAACACGCCACCGAACACACCGCCAAACACGCCACCGAACACACCGCCAAACACGCCACCGAACACACCGCCCAACACTCCCCCAAACACACCACCGCCGCCTCCGCCTACAACGCGGAAGTCAATTTGGCAGAGGATTAAGGATGTTTGGAACGAGCCAGTTGGTCCGGAAACGCCGGATCAGATGATGGACAGAATAAATAACGATACAAACAGGGCTGCTCAAAGTGGGATTTGA
- a CDS encoding RHS repeat protein, whose protein sequence is MAADSFTVTYDSLGRIHIVTYLSGKTITYSYDANGNRTAVVST, encoded by the coding sequence ATGGCAGCCGACAGCTTCACCGTGACGTACGACAGTCTCGGTAGGATCCACATTGTTACGTATTTGTCTGGTAAGACGATCACGTACAGCTATGATGCAAACGGCAACCGAACTGCGGTTGTGAGCACCTGA